The proteins below come from a single Papaver somniferum cultivar HN1 chromosome 11, ASM357369v1, whole genome shotgun sequence genomic window:
- the LOC113321458 gene encoding aluminum-activated malate transporter 8-like, whose product MEIGSAANQEKVGVMALGWRWIMGLPKKFQEKVVGVANKIKKLGKDDPRRITHSIKVGLALSLVSLFYYFRPLYDDFGDAAIWAVLTVVVVFEFSVGATLGKGINRGIATLCAGALGVGAHHLANLAGDDGEPILLGILVFILAAVSTYTRFFPGIKARYDYGMVIFILTFSLVTVSGYRIEKILVLAHQRLSTILIGGSTCVIVSIFVCPVWAGEDLHKLTALNMEKLADFLEGFGGEYFGQERDDGESFVKDDSKKMFHQAYKSVLNSKTAEESLANFARWEPCHGSFGFRHPWQQYLKIGGLTRQCAYQIEALNGCINSDIQAPTEFKKKIQEACTKMSMESGKALRDLAQGIRTMTVPSAAEIHIEISKAGEDDLKTTLKSAVLEDIDDLLDVIPVATVASLLVEIISCTEKISEAVNELARIVKFKTIDPTVTPEKPHLLHRGSVQPVCFTDSPEHHVCITVLSEIEQGTTTLAGLFLERINSVPITTRENQEPVKGARHDLEV is encoded by the exons ATGGAGATTGGATCAGCAGCAAATCAAGAAAAGGTCGGAGTTATGGCTCTTGGTTGGCGTTGGATTATGGGTTTACCGAAGAAGTTCCAAGAGAAAGTAGTAGGAGTAGCTAACAAAATTAAAAAGTTAGGAAAAGACGATCCAAGAAGAATAACTCACTCTATCAAAGTTGGATTGGCTCTCTCTTTGGTTTCACTCTTCTACTATTTCAGACCTCTCTATGATGATTTCGGTGATGCTGCAATCTGGGCAGTCTTAACTGTCGTTGTTGTCTTCGAATTTAGTGTTG GGGCAACATTGGGTAAAGGTATAAACAGAGGAATTGCAACATTATGTGCTGGTGCACTTGGAGTTGGAGCTCATCACTTGGCAAATTTAGCTGGAGACGACGGAGAACCAATCCTCCTAGGAATTCTTGTTTTCATATTAG CCGCAGTATCTACATATACACGATTTTTTCCTGGGATAAAAGCAAGATATGATTATGGGATGGTAATATTCATATTGACGTTTAGTTTGGTGACGGTTTCGGGTTACAGAATTGAGAAGATCTTAGTGTTAGCTCACCAAAGATTATCGACAATTCTTATCGGAGGTTCCACGTGTGTTATCGTATCGATTTTTGTATGTCCTGTTTGGGCTGGTGAAGATCTACACAAATTGACAGCACTTAACATGGAAAAACTTGCAGATTTCTTAGAAG GATTCGGAGGAGAATATTTTGGACAAGAAAGGGATGATGGAGAaagttttgttaaagatgatAGCAAAAAGATGTTTCATCAAGCTTATAAAAGTGTTCTTAATTCAAAAACCGCTGAAGAATCACTG GCAAATTTTGCGAGATGGGAACCATGCCATGGGAGTTTCGGATTTCGTCATCCATGGCAGCAATACTTGAAGATTGGAGGTTTAACTAGACAATGTGCTTACCAAATTGAAGCTCTCAACGGCTGCATCAACTCAGATATCCAA GCACCAACAGAGTTCAAGAAGAAAATTCAAGAAGCATGCACAAAGATGAGCATGGAATCAGGCAAGGCATTGAGAGATTTAGCACAAGGAATAAGAACAATGACAGTCCCTAGTGCTGCGGAAATTCACATTGAGATCTCGAAAGCAGGAGAAGATGACCTAAAAACCACACTAAAAAGTGCTGTCCTTGAAGATATTGATGATCTGTTAGATGTCATTCCGGTGGCCACAGTGGCATCTCTCTTAGTCGAGATTATTTCATGCACTGAGAAAATTTCTGAAGCTGTAAATGAACTTGCTCGGATAGTGAAATTCAAAACCATTGATCCTACAGTTACACCAGAAAAACCACACTTGCTTCATCGTGGATCTGTACAACCTGTTTGTTTCACAGATAGCCCGGAGCATCATGTCTGTATTACAGTATTATCGGAAATTGAACAGGGTACTACGACGCTGGCGGGTCTGTTTCTGGAACGCATTAATAGTGTACCTATTACTACAAGGGAAAACCAGGAACCAGTGAAGGGTGCAAGACATGACCTGGAGGTTTAA